A stretch of Gossypium hirsutum isolate 1008001.06 chromosome A06, Gossypium_hirsutum_v2.1, whole genome shotgun sequence DNA encodes these proteins:
- the LOC107962587 gene encoding vesicle-associated membrane protein 711 isoform X3 codes for MGILYGMVARGQVVLAEFSATQTNAIASVVARLILEKMKEVKNNSISSFSHHPYIFHVKGTDGLTVLCMADDASGRIIPSAFLEDIHKKFVKTFGRAVHSASAYAMNDEFSRVLCQQIDHFSRNPNVDRLNRLKGEMNQVQSVLIDNIEKALERGDRLALLVEKAITMQQPMQGNNSTVALKRKARSYKNAMWWRDWRH; via the exons ATGGGGATATTGTACGGGATGGTAGCAAGGGGGCAGGTGGTGTTGGCCGAGTTCAGCGCAACTCAGACTAATGCCATTGCCAGCGTTGTAGCCAGGCTGATACTGGAGAAGATGAAAGAAGTGAAGAATAATAGTATTTCATCGTTTTCACATCATCCTTATATTTTTCATGTCAAGGGAACCGATGGTCTCACCGTTCTTTGCATGGCCGATGATGCCTCCGGAA GGATAATCCCTTCCGCTTTCCTTGAAGATATCCATAAAAAATTTGTAAAGACATTTGGTCGTGCTGTTCATTCGGCTTCAGCTTATGCTATGAATGATGAATTCTCCAGGGTTCTATGTCAACAAATAGATCATTTCTCAAGAAACCCAAATGTTGATAGATTAAACCGTTTAAAAGGGGAGATGAACCAG GTACAGAGTGTATTGATTGACAATATTGAGAAAGCCTTGGAGAGAGGCGACCGCTTGGCGCTTCTTGTTGAAAAGGCTATAACAATGCAGCAGCCTATGCAGGGGAATAATAGTACAGTTGCGCTCAAAAGGAAAGCTCGTAGTTACAAAAATGCTATGTGGTGGAGAGATT GGCGACATTGA
- the LOC107962587 gene encoding vesicle-associated membrane protein 711 isoform X2: MGILYGMVARGQVVLAEFSATQTNAIASVVARLILEKMKEVKNNSISSFSHHPYIFHVKGTDGLTVLCMADDASGNIHKKFVKTFGRAVHSASAYAMNDEFSRVLCQQIDHFSRNPNVDRLNRLKGEMNQVQSVLIDNIEKALERGDRLALLVEKAITMQQPMQGNNSTVALKRKARSYKNAMWWRDCKFTATLMLLFLLTIVYVSLAFVCNGLFLSSCFNHMTMASVVPHMFYE, translated from the exons ATGGGGATATTGTACGGGATGGTAGCAAGGGGGCAGGTGGTGTTGGCCGAGTTCAGCGCAACTCAGACTAATGCCATTGCCAGCGTTGTAGCCAGGCTGATACTGGAGAAGATGAAAGAAGTGAAGAATAATAGTATTTCATCGTTTTCACATCATCCTTATATTTTTCATGTCAAGGGAACCGATGGTCTCACCGTTCTTTGCATGGCCGATGATGCCTCCGGAA ATATCCATAAAAAATTTGTAAAGACATTTGGTCGTGCTGTTCATTCGGCTTCAGCTTATGCTATGAATGATGAATTCTCCAGGGTTCTATGTCAACAAATAGATCATTTCTCAAGAAACCCAAATGTTGATAGATTAAACCGTTTAAAAGGGGAGATGAACCAG GTACAGAGTGTATTGATTGACAATATTGAGAAAGCCTTGGAGAGAGGCGACCGCTTGGCGCTTCTTGTTGAAAAGGCTATAACAATGCAGCAGCCTATGCAGGGGAATAATAGTACAGTTGCGCTCAAAAGGAAAGCTCGTAGTTACAAAAATGCTATGTGGTGGAGAGATTGTAAGTTCAC GGCGACATTGATGCTGTTGTTTTTGCTGACCATCGTTTATGTTTCGCTCGCATTTGTTTGTAATGGCCTCTTTTTATCGTCCTGCTTCAATCATATGACAATGGCTTCCGTGGTTCCTCACATGTTTTATGAGTAG
- the LOC107962587 gene encoding vesicle-associated membrane protein 711 isoform X1, producing the protein MGILYGMVARGQVVLAEFSATQTNAIASVVARLILEKMKEVKNNSISSFSHHPYIFHVKGTDGLTVLCMADDASGRIIPSAFLEDIHKKFVKTFGRAVHSASAYAMNDEFSRVLCQQIDHFSRNPNVDRLNRLKGEMNQVQSVLIDNIEKALERGDRLALLVEKAITMQQPMQGNNSTVALKRKARSYKNAMWWRDCKFTATLMLLFLLTIVYVSLAFVCNGLFLSSCFNHMTMASVVPHMFYE; encoded by the exons ATGGGGATATTGTACGGGATGGTAGCAAGGGGGCAGGTGGTGTTGGCCGAGTTCAGCGCAACTCAGACTAATGCCATTGCCAGCGTTGTAGCCAGGCTGATACTGGAGAAGATGAAAGAAGTGAAGAATAATAGTATTTCATCGTTTTCACATCATCCTTATATTTTTCATGTCAAGGGAACCGATGGTCTCACCGTTCTTTGCATGGCCGATGATGCCTCCGGAA GGATAATCCCTTCCGCTTTCCTTGAAGATATCCATAAAAAATTTGTAAAGACATTTGGTCGTGCTGTTCATTCGGCTTCAGCTTATGCTATGAATGATGAATTCTCCAGGGTTCTATGTCAACAAATAGATCATTTCTCAAGAAACCCAAATGTTGATAGATTAAACCGTTTAAAAGGGGAGATGAACCAG GTACAGAGTGTATTGATTGACAATATTGAGAAAGCCTTGGAGAGAGGCGACCGCTTGGCGCTTCTTGTTGAAAAGGCTATAACAATGCAGCAGCCTATGCAGGGGAATAATAGTACAGTTGCGCTCAAAAGGAAAGCTCGTAGTTACAAAAATGCTATGTGGTGGAGAGATTGTAAGTTCAC GGCGACATTGATGCTGTTGTTTTTGCTGACCATCGTTTATGTTTCGCTCGCATTTGTTTGTAATGGCCTCTTTTTATCGTCCTGCTTCAATCATATGACAATGGCTTCCGTGGTTCCTCACATGTTTTATGAGTAG